One Silurus meridionalis isolate SWU-2019-XX chromosome 10, ASM1480568v1, whole genome shotgun sequence genomic window carries:
- the lrrk2 gene encoding leucine-rich repeat serine/threonine-protein kinase 2 isoform X5: MSDMVNKEDLEESLKKLLVRLKNNLEEVKQLSTIVQITQDLLFLAHTDECEELFKEKDVHQPLTLLLSSCMNSTFQQVGWSLLCRLMEICPTTLDKLVHPLQAGKDWGGLGVHQQILNTLTLHQKDLKVIMVGLRALALLLKSDEMTLLVLEEDVDVFGLVVEAMKAFPHSEELQLQGCSALCLLLKRVPEEHQVEFIEKKDHAVVLNVLSSFKDSENVVLSALQVLIPLTEPASNVEILMSKTEKCYSFMCQAVEAFPQSEAVQEVGCCLLHKCTLGGQKAVSGIITKESYFEDLVLNGAHRVLMKACLSYPDNGKIQAAALSCFSALTKTILENKDLKKTCSEDEGDRGKEDGEDSNDKESLIWREVCCTALERHTDNADVQEAACWALNNLLLYGSIQNIYEEPKERPPLYIQVMTLILVPSSSFGVFQAAASTLGTLVRRHSKMRSRLLASGIHYNIVDLMRKHANSNEVCESACRLLYTLFQGGTVSLDEGNMALGQILTAMRDHNFQSEVQLEGLRASLVLLNPDRSLREHGVSVADPDTSDVSLKVLKNQCVIEEAHTVYLQALNRFISSEDIQECGLAVLSALADSSGAVDVMCQQGAIDTVLHTLQMFPKKSKIHYWGLSLLFQLISKNKLSRMMEPVLVSVLVASVRQHQGSEEMRLKGFQVIWKLLDIYSGAAADLEKEGFEKDIFQQLRESTSAHRDGLKLSCLCLSKMVMDSEIQYRMLERACEEGDVVMAECLIQLGTDVNKKTKTESLIYQVCENGGPLALVEVLVSSGVHEQQLRGALSVCVKRRDGPLVILLLARLGLDHTSSALCLGGFRLGYLEAAWLNALLSEHRVPPTAKKRNSKGKWLAKQIKSMQKKRSPIGILVSQNTTEYFSDDESDESFYTSLDDSVFSAFEDIESDGSDSPASGRMYCDSPDELRGLSKMRQQMRSRCAISEKSNGDPDLKDSFKKRLSGRQGQIQRGLLFSESSSPRGSLANVDRDHIKLLDLSGNELISLSCLMDDTVQQQLEHLLRLNLNNNSLAEFPSGLCQSLKSLTRLDLQDNHLPSLPAELLSLPSLSMLNVSHNDLGPELCLDLRVCCPSLCQLNLSFNRITVFPYKLTQTMEKLEELSLEGNQISELSLPLCLPEIKVFDVSKNKLTIISDDLLSACSKLETFNASINQLSCLLQLPSKIRTLKLSQNNFESVPETVINLPNLQSLDMRSNSIRVLPGPAAWTSANLRELIFSENQISVLDLKEPVYKWTHLEKLHLSDNQLTELPPQIGLLEELTSLDVNGNCGLRSFPDEIGKLVRLWDLPLDRLQLQLDLKHIGNKTKDIVRHFQHRLKKAVPYFRMKLIVVGNTGSGKTTLIQQLMKLKRSSWFFGTHSSIFTVIDWHIRDRDRKKMVLNVWEVSGGEENSGSNSQFMSSRALYLVLYDLSKGAGELDTIRDWLFNIKELAPVAPVIIVGTHLDICENGQVQECAFKIQEEILSQPLFLNIRERYMLCACEESDSIIRLRKAIAREASSFKIQGQPVMGQLVPDCYVELEKRILKERNHVPVEFPVLRHQRLLQLIKESQLLLEEGELAHAVRFLSETGVLLHFDDPALQLKDLYFIYPQWLCKTISQLLTQKSLCKSSRGVMQRSTVETFLSESCCFPKDHLVHYFRLLEKFQIAMPLGDEQLLVYGSLTDQKPMIEIPHCENSEIIVRVFEMPYFPMGFWSRLISRLLEVSSFMLQGRKNALRPNRIYWKTGVYLNWSAEAYYLVEAFSDVNSSASFVRITVPCSRKGHVLLGQVVDHIDSVLEEWFPGLLNTDVQGDGETLLKRWALYSFDDTEDWNKMLLQDLLKHTNKDGLLVSPENPHCTIPTSQICPDLLLSDQPASIMLDPEELEMDLSKEYLLGNGGFGSVYRAVYKNEDVAVKIFNQHASELYVHRLIRQELAVLGRLHHPSLVELLAAGSSPHLLVIELAPCGSLDSLFEHENCSLNRKLQHRIALQVADGLRYLHSSMIIYRDLKPHNVLLFSLKTDSEMIAKLTDYGIAQYCCSMGVKSSEGTPGFRAPEVARGNVIYNVQADVYSFGLLLYDLLTCGERISDGLKFPSEFDEIAVQGKLLDPVKHYRCSPWPGFQNLMKECLREDPGSRPTSAK; the protein is encoded by the exons ATGTCAGACATGGTGAACAAGGAGGATTTGGAAGAAAGCCTGAAAAAGCTGCTTGTTCGGCTGAAGAACAATTTAGAGGAGGTAAAGCAGTTGAGCACAATAGTTCAGATCACCCAGGATCTTCTGTTCCTCGCGCACACAGACGAGTGCG aagagctttttaaagaaaaagatgtCCATCAGCCATTGACGCTCCTGCTGTCATCATGCATGAACAGCACATTTCAGCAG GTGGGATGGTCCCTGCTGTGCCGGTTGATGGAGATCTGCCCCACCACCCTGGACAAACTGGTCCACCCGCTGCAAGCTGGAAAGGACTGGGGTGGTTTAGGCGTGCACCA ACAGATTCTGAACACGCTGACTTTGCATCAAAAAGACCTAAAAGTCATAATGGTAGGGCTGCGAGCTCTAGCCTTGTTGCTGAAGTCAG ATGAAATGACACTGCTGGTTCTAGAGGAGGATGTGGATGTGTTTGGGCTGGTGGTGGAGGCTATGAAGGCTTTTCCTCACAGCGAGGAGCTCCAGCTCCAGGGCTGCTCTGCTCTCTGCCTCCTGCTGAAGAGAG TTCCCGAGGAACATCAGGTGGAGTTTATTGAGAAGAAGGATCATGCCGTGGTTCTGAATGTGCTCAGTAGCTTTAAAGACAGTGAAAATGTGGTGTTGTCTGCACTGCAGGTTCTTATACCACTGACTGAGCCTG CAAGTAATGTAGAGATTCTGATGTCCAAGACTGAAAAATGCTACAGCTTCATGTGTCAGGCAGTGGAGGCGTTCCCGCAGTCAGAggctgtacaggaggtggggtGCTGCCTGCTGCACAAATGTACTTTAGGTGGGCAAAAGGCAGTCTCAGGAATCATAACAAAAG AAAGCTACTTTGAAGATTTGGTGCTGAATGGTGCGCACAGAGTGTTAATGAAAGCATGTCTCTCCTACCCTGACAATGGCAAGATCCAGGCTGCTGCACTCTCCTGTTTCTCTGCACTCA CAAAGACAATTCTGGAGAATAAAGACCTCAAGAAGACATGCAGTGAGGATGAGGGTGACAGAGGCAAAGAAGATGGTGAAGATAGTAATGATAAAGAAAGCCTGATTTGGAGAGAGGTTTGCTGCACGGCATTAGAGCGACACACTGACAATGCTGATGTGcag GAGGCTGCTTGCTGGGCATTAAACAACTTGCTGCTCTATGGcagtatacaaaatatatatgagGAACCAAAAGAAAG GCCTCCTTTGTATATCCAGGTCATGACTCTGATACTGGTGCCCTCCTCAAGTTTTGGTGTGTTTCAGGCAGCTGCATCAACATTAGGCACCCTCGTGCGCAGACACA GTAAGATGAGGTCTCGGCTTCTAGCCAGTGGCATTCATTACAACATTGTGGATCTGATGAGGAAACATGCCAACTCCAATGAAGTGTGTGAAAGTGCCTGCAGGCTTCTATACACGCTTTTTCAGGGAGG AACTGTGAGTCTAGACGAAGGGAACATGGCTCTGGGTCAGATTTTGACCGCCATGAGGGATCATAACTTCCAGTCTGAGGTACAGCTGGAAGGGCTGAGAGCCAGTCTGGTGCTCCTTAACCCAG aCCGCAGTTTGAGGGAGCATGGTGTATCCGTAGCAGATCCAGACACATCAGATGTGTCTttgaaagttttaaaaaatcagTGTGTAATAGAGGAAGCTCATACTGTCTACCTTCAAGCCTTAAACAGG ttCATCAGCAGTGAGGATATTCAGGAGTGTGGGCTTGCTGTTTTATCTGCTCTGGCTGATAGTTCTGGAGCTGTTGATGTTATGTGCCAGCAGGGTGCGATAGACACAGTGCTGCACACATTACAGATGTTTCCTAAGAAAAGCA AGATTCACTACTGGGGTCTGAGCCTTCTGTTTCAGCTCATCTCAAAAAACAAGCTGTCACGTATGATGGAGCCCGTGTTGGTGTCGGTTCTTGTCGCCTCTGTGAGGCAGCATCAGGGCAGTGAAGAAATGAGGCTGAAA GGTTTTCAGGTTATATGGAAATTATTGGACATCTACTCTGGAGCAGCAGCTGATCTGGAGAAAGAAGGTTTTGAGAAAGACATTTTCCAACAGTTGAGGGAAAGCACTTCTGCACATAGAGATGGTCTA AAGCTAAGCTGTCTGTGTCTGTCAAAGATGGTGATGGACAGTGAGATCCAATATCGCATGCTGGAGAGGGCATGTGAGGAGGGTGACGTCGTCATGGCCGAGTGTCTTATACAGCTGGGAActgatgttaataaaaaaaccaaGACAGAGTCTCTCATATATCAG gtatGTGAGAATGGCGGGCCACTGGCTCTGGTCGAGGTGCTGGTCAGTAGTGGTGTACATGAGCAGCAGTTGCGTGGggctctgagtgtgtgtgtgaagaggagAGACGGTCCTCTAGTCATCCTCCTGTTGGCACGTCTTGGTCTGGACCACACCAGCAGCGCCCTCTGCTTGGGAGGCTTCAGGCTTGGCTATCTTGAGGCTGCATGGCTTAATGCACTTCTCTCTGAGCACAGAGTTCCCCCTACTGCAAAAAAGAGGAACA gtaaAGGGAAATGGCTGGCAAAACAAATAAAGTCCATGCAGAAGAAGCGGAGTCCAATTGGTATTTTGGTGTCACAGAACACTACAGAATATTTCTCTGATGATGAGAGTGATGAGTCTTTTTACACCTCTCTGGATGACAGTGTGTTTTCAGCATTTGAAGACATCGAAAGTGATG GAAGTGATAGTCCTGCTTCAGGGAGGATGTACTGTGATTCACCAGATGAATTGAGAGGGCTCTCTAAAATGAGACAGCAGATGCGATCTAGATGTGCCATTTCAGAG AAAAGCAATGGTGACCCCGATCTCAAGGATTCCTTTAAAAAGAGACTTTCAGGCAGGCAGGGCCAGATCCAAAGAG GACTGCTGTTTTCTGAGAGTTCTTCTCCTAGGGGATCACTGGCAAATGTGGACAGAGATCATATCAAACTTCTGGATCTATCAGGCAATGAGctaatctctctctcatgcTTGATGGATGATACTGTCCAACAACAGCTAGAGCATTTACTACGCCTGAATTTGAACAACAACAGCCTAGCTGAATTTCCCAGTGGTCTCTGTCAG AGTTTGAAAAGTCTGACTAGGTTAGATCTTCAAGACAACCATTTGCCATCCCTTCCTGCTGAACTGTTGAGCCTACCATCATTAAGCATGCTGAATGTGTCACACAATGATCTCGGTCCTGAGCTTTGTTTGGACCTACGTGTTTGCTGCCCCTCGCTCTGCCAGCTGAACCTTTCTTTCAACCGCATTACTGTTTTTCCATACAAACTCACCCAAACCATGGAAAAACTTGAAGAACTCTCACTGGAGGG GAATCAAATCTCAGAACTCTCCCTTCCGCTCTGTCTTCCTGAAATCAAGGTGTTTGatgtttcaaagaataaattaaCAATAATCTCTGATGATTTATTGTCTGCATGCTCCAAGCTGGAAACTTTCAATGCCTCAATTAACCAGCTTA GTTGTTTATTACAACTTCCTTCTAAAATAAGAACCCTGAAATTATCCCAGAACAACTTTGAAAGTGTTCCTGAAACAGTTATCAATCTTCCAAA TTTGCAGTCACTGGACATGAGGAGTAACAGTATCAGGGTTCTGCCAGGTCCAGCTGCGTGGACTAGTGCTAATTTAAGAGAATTGATATTCAGCGAAAACCAGATCTCTGTGCTGGACCTCAAAGAACCTGTATATAAGTGGACCCATCTCGAGAAACTGCATCTGAGTGATAACCAGCTCACTGAG CTTCCTCCTCAGATCGGGCTGCTGGAAGAGTTGACCTCTCTGGATGTCAATGGTAACTGTGGTCTGCGCTCTTTTCCTGATGAGATAGGTAAGCTAGTTCGGCTGTGGGATTTGCCCTTGGACAGACTGCAGCTTCAGCTGGACCTCAAACACATCGGTAACAAGACCAAAGACATTGTCAG ACACTTTCAGCATCGTTTGAAAAAGGCTGTTCCATATTTCCGGATGAAGTTAATAGTGGTAGGGAATACAGGCAGTGGGAAGACCACTCTGATCCAGCAGCTGATGAAACTTAAGCGTTCTTCATGGTTCTTTGGCACTCATTCTTCGATCTTCACTGTGATAGACTGGCACATCAGAGACcgtgatagaaaaaaaatggtcTTGAATGTTTGGGAGGTCTCAG GGGGAGAGGAGAACAGTGGCTCTAATTCTCAATTCATGAGCTCTAGAGCGCTCTACTTGGTGCTGTATGACCTGAGTAAAGGAGCTGGTGAACTGGACACTATCAGAGATTGGCTCTTCAATATCAAA GAACTTGCCCCTGTCGCTCCTGTGATTATAGTTGGCACTCATTTGGACATATGTGAAAATGGCCAAGTACAGGAATGTGCTTTTAAGATTCAGGAGGAAATTTTGTCCCAGCCGCTTTTCCTCAACATTAGGGAGCGCTACATGCTGTGTGCCTGTGAGGAGTCGGACTCTATCATCAGACTGCGGAAGGCCATTGCCAGAGAGGCCAGTAGCTTTAAG ATCCAGGGACAGCCAGTGATGGGGCAGCTGGTTCCGGATTGTTATGTTGAGCTGGAGAAGAGAATTCTGAAGGAGCGGAATCATGTACCTGTTGAGTTTCCTGTCCTCAGACACCAACGCCTCCTGCAGCTCATTAAGGAGAGCCAGCTACTGCTGGAGGAGGGAGAACTTGCTCATGCAGTTCGCTTCCTCAGTGAGACTG GTGTGCTGCTGCACTTTGATGACCCGGCATTGCAACTCAAagacttatattttatttatcccCAGTGGCTCTGCAAAACCATCTCACAg CTTCTGACTCAGAAGAGTCTGTGCAAGAGCTCTAGAGGGGTGATGCAGCGCTCAACTGTGGAAACATTTCTTAGTGAGAGCTGCTGCTTCCCAAAAGATCACCTCGTTCACTACTTCAGACTGTTGGAGAAGTTCCAAATCGCCATGCCCTTGGGCGACGAGCAGCTCCTGGTGTACGGCAG cttGACTGATCAAAAGCCAATGATTGAGATTCCTCACTGTGAGAATTCAGAGATCATTGTAAGGGTCTTTGAGATGCCTTATTTTCCCATGGGCTTCTGGTCCAGATTGATCAGTCGGCTACTGGAGGTTTCCTCTTTCATGCTCCAGGGTAGAA AGAACGCTTTGAGGCCAAATCGAATTTACTGGAAGACAGGGGTATACCTGAACTGGTCTGCTGAGGCATACTACCTAGTGGAAGCCTTTTCAGATGTGAACAGCTCTGCAAGCTTTGTTAGGATAACTGTGCCTTGTTCCCGTAAAG GTCATGTGTTGTTAGGCCAGGTGGTTGATCATATTGACTCTGTGCTGGAGGAATGGTTTCCTGGCCTCCTCAACACCGATGTACAAGGGGACGGAGAGACATTGCTAAAGAGATGGGCATTATACAGCTTTGATGACACAGAGGACTGGAACAAGATGCTGCTACAGGACCTTCTTAAACACACTAATAAAG ATGGTCTCTTAGTGAGCCCAGAGAACCCTCACTGTACAATCCCCACCTCCCAGATCTGCCCTGACTTGCTGCTGAGTGATCAACCAGCTAGTATCATGTTGGACCCAGAGGAGCTAGAAATGGATCTCTCCAAAGAGTACTTGCTTG GAAATGGAGGTTTTGGCTCAGTGTACAGAGCAGTATACAAAAATGAAGATGTCGCTGTTAAGATTTTTAACCAACATGCATCTGAACTTTATGTCCATAGATTAATAAGACAG GAGTTGGCTGTATTAGGCAGACTGCACCATCCCAGTCTTGTGGAACTTTTGGCTGCAGGAAGCTCCCCCCATCTGCTGGTGATAGAACTGGCACCCTGCGGTTCTCTCGACTCATTGTTTGAACATGAGAACTGCAGCCTTAATCGCAAACTGCAGCACAGGATTGCACTACAGGTGGCTGATGGTCTCAG ATATTTGCACTCTTCTATGATAATCTACCGGGACCTGAAACCTCACAATGTGTTGTTGTTCAGTCTTAAGACTGACTCAGAGATGATAGCTAAGCTCACAGATTATGGAATCGCTCAGTACTGCTGCAGTATGGGTGTCAAGAGCTCTGAAGGCACTCCAG GCTTCAGAGCACCAGAGGTTGCCCGTGGTAATGTAATTTATAACGTTCAAGCAGATGTGTATTCATTTGGTCTGCTGCTATATGACCTTTTGACCTGTGGAGAGAGAATATCAGATGGTCTAAAGTTCCCCAGTGAGTTTGATGAAATAGCTGTTCAGGGAAAGCTACTCG ACCCAGTGAAACACTACAGATGTTCACCTTGGCCAGGCTTTCAGAACCTAATGAAGGAGTGTCTGAGAGAGGACCCAGGGAGCAGACCCACATCTGCAAAG TGA